A region of Panicum virgatum strain AP13 chromosome 8N, P.virgatum_v5, whole genome shotgun sequence DNA encodes the following proteins:
- the LOC120684684 gene encoding disease resistance protein RGA4-like → MEAALLSGFIKTILPKLFSLVQEKYKLHKVLKGDIKFLEKELRMIAVTIDDQILLGREDHGALLSLSMEELRELAHQIEDCIDRFLYHVTREQQASLFRRTITSPKTLRSRQRLAAEVQLLRKIPEEAHQREKRYRVFAGLSSSRQAESSYCSSGSDPHTPKADLVGIDGPRDELVQQLTEEPEDLAKQLKVISIVGIHGSGKTVLAREVYESDVGRQFSLRAWISATGRGPREVLMEILRKFGRPVVDNFSVDQLTVDVREHLDKKRYFIVIDDMQTDQWSSIEAAFPQDNVVSSRVMVTTTIQSVANARSSSNGYVHRTKRLGDKDSEQLFVRKACPKKYLGYMQPESKEVLKKCDGQPLALVSMGQFLRKKGWPTGPNCEDVCRNLSHHLEQDETLERMRRVLLHSFSSLPGHGPKACLLYFGMFPCDHPIRRKRLMRRWLAEGFVETQPSSTENFNTLIDRNIIEPIGMCNNDQVKTCKTYGMMREFILLMSTSQDFITLFAGNKVEHKYVRRLSLHHNIATSGSCSSLDINLSLVRSLIVFGEAGKAILSFQKYQLLRVLDLEQCTDLEDEHLKDICNLLLLKYLSLGETVASIPKDIEKLKLLETLDLRRTKVKILPIEVLLLPCLLHLFGEFQLSDKVKITSEVQKFFLTEQSSLETLAGFVTDGCLGFPQIISHMKNLRKLKIWIERSEKNTNFTDLVNAIQKFIHDDKEESNDPRSLSLHFDACTENILSSLKAPSYLRSLKLKGKLLELPQFVISMRGLRELCLSSTKLTAGLLAALSVLKDLQHLKLIADELEDFIIEDKAFPGLLHLCFVLEGATLPTIEEGALPYLISLKLICKDLVGLAGMKINHLKCLKEVILDHRVTSETRETWEKAAKEHPNRPKLLLFNPVDESESVPGDSSLASTTAEREAMETFPTPDGALQEDNIQILVKQISSAAPEKLNNSEPISKDELNSSFNNMGFSEGKLGLTELSIVQNGKVSSYTH, encoded by the exons ATGGAGGCCGCCCTGTTGAGCGGGTTCATCAAAACTATCCTGCCGAAGCTCTTCTCCCTGGTACAAGAGAAATACAAGCTGCACAAGGTCCTCAAGGGCGACATCAAATTCCTGGAGAAGGAGCTCCGCATGATCGCTGTTACAATCGATGATCAGATCTTGCTGGGGAGAGAAGATCATGGAGCTTTACTGAGCCTTTCCATGGAAGAGCTGCGTGAGCTGGCTCACCAGATCGAGGATTGCATAGATCGCTTCCTGTACCATGTGACTCGGGAGCAGCAAGCGTCCTTGTTCCGCCGGACCATCACGTCGCCCAAGACTCTGCGGTCCCGTCAGCGCCTGGCCGCGGAGGTTCAGCTCCTGAGGAAGATACCGGAGGAGGCGCACCAGCGGGAGAAGAGGTACAGGGTCTTCGCCGGCCTTTCCTCATCCCGGCAAGCTGAGTCGTCTTACTGTTCGTCCGGATCTGATCCCCACACGCCGAAGGCCGATCTCGTGGGAATCGATGGTCCCAGGGACGAGCTTGTGCAGCAGTTGACCGAGGAGCCTGAGGACCTAGCAAAGCAGCTGAAGGTGATCTCCATCGTCGGGATCCATGGCTCCGGCAAGACTGTCCTTGCCAGAGAGGTGTACGAGAGTGATGTCGGCCGCCAGTTCAGCCTGCGGGCGTGGATTTCTGCTACTGGAAGGGGCCCGAGAGAAGTGCTCATGGAGATCCTCCGCAAATTTGGTAGACCAGTGGTGGATAACTTCAGTGTTGACCAGCTTACCGTAGATGTCAGGGAACACTTGGATaagaaaag GTATTTCATTGTAATCGATGACATGCAAACAGATCAGTGGAGTAGCATAGAAGCTGCCTTTCCACAAGACAATGTTGTTAGCAGCAGAGTAATGGTGACAACAACTATCCAGTCAGTAGCTAATGCTCGCAGCTCGTCTAATGGTTATGTGCACAGAACAAAAAGACTTGGTGATAAAGACTCAGAACAATTGTTCGTCAGGAAAGCTTGCCCAAAGAAATATTTAGGTTATATGCAGCCAGAATCAAAAGAAGTTCTGAAGAAATGTGATGGCCAACCACTTGCTCTTGTTAGCATGGGCCAATTTTTGAGGAAAAAGGGTTGGCCTACAGGCCCCAACTGTGAAGATGTGTGCAGAAATCTCAGTCATCATCTGGAGCAAGATGAAACCTTGGAGAGAATGCGAAGGGTGCTTCTCCACAGCTTCTCTAGTCTTCCTGGCCATGGTCCAAAAGCTTGCCTTCTGTattttggcatgtttccatgtgATCATCCCATCAGGAGGAAGAGACTGATGAGGCGATGGTTGGCGGAGGGTTTTGTAGAAACACAACCTTCATCTACTGAAAATTTCAACACACTCATAGATCGGAACATCATTGAGCCCATTGGTATGTGTAACAATGATCAGGTCAAGACCTGCAAAACGTATGGCATGATGCGTGAATTCATTTTGCTAATGTCCACCTCCCAGGACTTCATCACCCTGTTTGCTGGCAACAAGGTTGAACACAAATATGTGCGTCGGCTTTCTCTCCATCACAATATTGCTACAAGCGGTAGCTGTAGCTCTTTGGACATCAATTTATCCCTTGTCAGATCCCTGATTGTTTTTGGGGAGGCTGGCAAAGCTATTTTGAGTTTCCAAAAGTACCAGCTGTTGAGAGTCTTAGATCTTGAACAATGCACTGACTTGGAAGATGAACATCTCAAAGACATATGCAACCTTCTGCTTCTGAAATATCTGAGCCTTGGGGAAACCGTTGCTAGCATTCCGAAGGATATAGAAAAACTGAAACTATTGGAGACACTTGACCTGAGGAGAACCAAGGTGAAGATACTACCTATTGAGGTCCTTCTGCTACCCTGTTTACTTCATCTATTTGGAGAATTTCAGCTTTCCGATAAAGTCAAGATAACTAGTGAAGTGCAGAAGTTTTTCTTGACTGAACAGAGTAGCTTAGAGACACTAGCAGGATTTGTCACCGATGGTTGCCTAGGATTTCCCCAAATCATTAGCCACATGAAGAATTTGAGAAAGCTGAAGATATGGATAGAGAGGAGTGAGAAAAACACCAACTTCACCGACCTTGTGAATGCTATCCAAAAGTTCATCCATGATGACAAGGAAGAGAGTAATGATCCCCGTTCTCTATCACTTCATTTTGATGCCTGCACTGAAAACATCCTGAGTTCTTTGAAAGCTCCATCTTATCTTAGATCGTTGAAgttaaaagggaaattgctgGAATTGCCCCAATTTGTTATATCAATGCGTGGCCTTCGGGAGCTGTGCCTTTCATCAACTAAATTGACAGCGGGTCTCCTTGCAGCATTGAGTGTCTTGAAAGACTTGCAGCATCTCAAGTTGATTGCAGATGAGCTTGAAGATTTTATCATTGAAGATAAGGCATTCCCAGGACTGCTACACTTATGTTTTGTCCTGGAAGGTGCCACACTACCAACAATTGAAGAAGGTGCTTTGCCATACCTCATCTCACTTAAGCTGATATGTAAAGACCTAGTTGGTCTCGCTGGCATGAAAATCAACCACCTTAAATGTCTTAAGGAGGTCATTCTTGATCATAGGGTCACTTCAGAAACAAGAGAAACTTGGGAAAAAGCTGCTAAGGAGCATCCAAATAGGCCAAAACTATTGCTGTTCAACCCTGTTGATGAAAGTGAAAGCGTGCCTGGAGACAGTTCTCTTGCTTCAACGACAGCTGAGAGGGAAGCTATGGAAACTTTCCCCACGCCAGATGGAGCACTACAAGAGGATAACATTCAGATACTAGTTAAACAGATCTCGTCCGCTGCGCCTGAGAAACTGAACAATTCTGAACCAATTTCAAAAGATGAACTGAATTCTTCTTTCAATAATATGGGATTCTCCGAGGGAAAGCTTGGTTTAACAGAATTGTCCATTGTTCAGAACGGCAAGGTGTCTTCCTACACCCACTGA